From one Candidatus Omnitrophota bacterium genomic stretch:
- the aspT gene encoding aspartate-alanine antiporter: MWQEVVNVCKEYPQILVFLAIAAGYYVGKIKIFGFNLGSTAGVLIAALVLGQINVQIPPLLKAVAFALFIFTIGYKVGPQFFGGLKKEGLSYIWLSLFFGVVGLTAAILIANAFGFGKGTSAGMLAGALTQSSAIGTAEGAIKHIAGSAAQRATMDSNVAIAYAITYVFGTAGMIVFYKIVPRLMRINLKEEARKLEKEMSGGSEEELGPELFSWFKQLNLRAYRVTENAFIGKSVKDVENMFPGKVFVDKIKREDKVLDPGPDIILQLNDEIALVGDRKEFLKADSMIGPEVDDKGIVDLVGEILDICVINKEVVGKTLGEISAEHGHGCFLRRITRQGHELPLTRDTVVHKCDVLQVAGSQKDVDKIAEYLGYPERPTAVTDLIMVGIGCVLGTLLGLLAVRVGDIPITLGVGGGVLVSGLVFGWLKSVHPTFGQIPTGAQWIFTDLGLNLFIACLGLAAGPRAIHALQTTGLALFFAGATLTLVPHILGIFFGKYVLKLNPVLLFGALTGSGTVTAALNALKEECDSAIPALGYTIPYAFGNVILTVWGTVLVHVIKI; encoded by the coding sequence ATGTGGCAAGAAGTGGTAAATGTTTGTAAAGAGTATCCCCAGATACTTGTATTTTTAGCAATAGCGGCAGGATACTACGTCGGTAAAATAAAAATATTCGGCTTTAACCTCGGATCCACTGCGGGTGTGCTCATAGCTGCGTTGGTGCTCGGTCAGATCAATGTGCAGATACCCCCGCTGCTCAAAGCGGTCGCCTTCGCACTGTTCATATTCACCATCGGTTACAAGGTCGGACCCCAGTTTTTCGGGGGCCTCAAGAAAGAGGGACTGAGTTATATCTGGTTGTCGCTCTTCTTCGGGGTGGTGGGGCTGACCGCCGCCATACTCATCGCTAACGCGTTCGGTTTCGGGAAGGGGACCAGTGCCGGAATGCTCGCGGGTGCTCTGACCCAGTCCTCGGCCATCGGGACGGCAGAAGGGGCGATAAAGCATATTGCCGGTTCCGCCGCGCAAAGGGCCACGATGGACAGTAACGTCGCGATCGCGTACGCTATCACGTACGTCTTTGGTACAGCGGGCATGATCGTCTTCTACAAAATAGTTCCCCGTCTGATGAGGATCAACCTCAAGGAAGAAGCGCGGAAGCTCGAGAAAGAGATGTCGGGTGGCAGCGAAGAAGAGCTGGGGCCAGAACTTTTTTCATGGTTCAAACAGCTGAATCTAAGGGCTTACCGCGTGACAGAGAACGCCTTTATCGGTAAGAGCGTTAAGGATGTAGAAAATATGTTTCCGGGGAAGGTTTTCGTCGACAAGATCAAAAGAGAAGACAAGGTGTTGGACCCGGGACCGGATATCATTCTCCAGCTGAATGATGAGATCGCGCTGGTCGGAGATCGCAAGGAGTTCCTAAAGGCCGATTCGATGATAGGCCCTGAAGTGGACGATAAAGGCATAGTGGACCTGGTCGGGGAGATACTGGATATATGCGTGATCAATAAAGAGGTTGTGGGAAAGACCCTAGGCGAGATAAGCGCCGAACACGGACACGGTTGTTTTTTAAGACGTATCACACGCCAGGGGCATGAACTTCCTTTGACCAGGGATACCGTGGTCCATAAATGTGATGTTCTTCAGGTAGCCGGTTCTCAGAAGGACGTTGATAAAATAGCTGAATATCTGGGATACCCGGAGAGGCCCACTGCCGTTACGGACCTGATTATGGTGGGAATAGGATGTGTTCTGGGAACGCTTCTGGGACTTCTGGCGGTACGGGTGGGGGATATCCCCATTACACTGGGTGTAGGGGGAGGTGTGCTGGTCTCCGGTCTTGTTTTCGGCTGGTTGAAATCCGTGCACCCGACCTTCGGACAGATACCGACTGGCGCTCAATGGATCTTCACCGATCTGGGGCTTAATCTTTTTATCGCCTGTCTGGGCTTGGCGGCAGGACCAAGAGCGATCCATGCTCTGCAGACCACGGGGCTCGCTTTATTCTTTGCGGGAGCGACCCTTACACTCGTTCCGCATATACTGGGTATATTCTTCGGTAAATACGTGCTTAAACTGAACCCGGTCCTACTTTTCGGGGCGCTTACCGGATCGGGCACCGTGACCGCCGCGCTTAACGCACTTAAGGAGGAATGCGACAGCGCTATACCCGCTCTTGGTTACACCATACCTTACGCTTTCGGTAACGTGATACTTACCGTATGGGGGACAGTGCTTGTTCATGTTATCAAGATCTAA
- a CDS encoding bifunctional aspartate transaminase/aspartate 4-decarboxylase, with translation MTRLEEKKYEALSPFELKNKLMNMAGTHHERMMLNAGRGNPNWIAMTPRRGFFQLGLFAVQESERAPHRERLGSTPEKKGIGKRFEQFMDERWESEGVPFLKEAYKYVCNDLKLDADDFICEMVDAILGDHYPTPDRILVNTEKVIQRYLDQEMCAGDPPKGKFDLFATEGGTAAMDYIFTSLMENKLLHKGDKIALGTPIFTPYIEIPRLNDYELVELEVQQDENADWQYPESEIEKLADPDVKAFFLVNPSNPTSVSMAHGALEKISELVRTRRKDLILLTDDVYGTFVNGFKSLAAVAPYNTILVYSYSKYFGATGWRLGVIGLHENNVFDKMIADLPEPDRKALHKRYSTVELDPDNMKLIDRMVADSRSVALHHTAGLSTPQQVMIVLFSLYCLIDRDDKYKQEAQSIVAERFNTLYEAVGAPAPDNSWDAHYYTTIDVPSLARQRYGDEFAEHLVKDYEPIDFVWRLADEKSVVLMDGGGFDAPEMSVRVSLANLPNKAYSDIGKAISDLLADYHDKWASSRK, from the coding sequence ATGACCCGGTTGGAAGAGAAAAAATACGAAGCCTTAAGTCCATTCGAACTTAAGAACAAACTTATGAATATGGCCGGGACGCATCATGAGCGTATGATGCTTAACGCAGGAAGGGGCAACCCTAACTGGATAGCCATGACACCACGCCGGGGGTTCTTCCAGCTGGGGCTTTTCGCGGTCCAGGAATCCGAAAGGGCGCCCCACCGGGAAAGGCTCGGGTCCACCCCGGAGAAAAAGGGGATAGGCAAAAGGTTCGAGCAGTTCATGGACGAGAGGTGGGAGTCCGAAGGCGTGCCTTTTTTGAAGGAAGCGTACAAGTATGTATGTAATGATCTCAAGCTGGACGCGGATGATTTCATTTGTGAGATGGTGGATGCCATACTCGGGGATCATTACCCGACCCCGGACAGGATACTTGTGAATACCGAGAAGGTTATCCAGAGATATCTTGACCAGGAGATGTGCGCGGGCGATCCCCCAAAGGGCAAATTCGATCTTTTTGCCACCGAGGGCGGTACAGCCGCCATGGATTATATCTTTACCAGCCTCATGGAGAACAAGCTTCTTCATAAAGGGGACAAGATAGCCCTCGGCACGCCCATATTCACCCCTTACATAGAGATCCCGCGTCTTAACGATTACGAGCTGGTGGAACTTGAGGTGCAACAGGATGAGAACGCTGACTGGCAGTATCCCGAGTCCGAAATAGAAAAACTTGCCGATCCGGACGTAAAGGCTTTCTTTCTTGTTAACCCGTCGAACCCGACCTCCGTTAGCATGGCTCATGGGGCTCTTGAGAAGATATCCGAACTGGTGAGGACCAGACGAAAGGACCTCATTCTGCTGACGGATGATGTCTATGGTACATTCGTCAACGGGTTCAAATCGCTTGCCGCAGTAGCGCCGTATAACACCATTCTCGTTTATTCCTATTCAAAATATTTCGGGGCTACAGGATGGCGTCTGGGAGTCATAGGCTTGCATGAGAACAATGTCTTCGACAAAATGATAGCCGACCTGCCGGAACCGGACAGAAAAGCTCTGCACAAGAGGTACAGCACCGTGGAGCTCGACCCCGATAACATGAAACTCATAGACAGGATGGTCGCCGACAGCCGTTCCGTCGCTTTGCACCATACCGCGGGGCTGTCGACGCCTCAGCAGGTCATGATCGTTCTTTTTTCGCTGTACTGTCTTATTGACAGGGACGATAAATATAAACAGGAGGCTCAGTCCATCGTGGCCGAAAGGTTCAACACGCTTTATGAGGCGGTCGGAGCGCCTGCCCCGGATAATTCGTGGGACGCCCATTACTATACGACCATAGATGTGCCTTCTCTGGCCAGGCAGAGATACGGCGACGAATTCGCTGAACACCTGGTAAAGGATTACGAACCGATAGATTTTGTCTGGCGCCTGGCCGATGAGAAGTCAGTCGTTCTTATGGACGGGGGCGGGTTCGATGCTCCTGAGATGTCGGTGCGGGTTTCACTGGCGAACCTGCCTAACAAGGCATACAGTGACATCGGCAAAGCGATAAGCGATCTTTTGGCGGATTATCATGATAAATGGGCATCATCCAGAAAATAA
- a CDS encoding asparaginase produces the protein MKKLRGFFFLVFLIIVPSTVFPQQAVRSIDPNLPTVAIITTGGTIAEKTDPETGGAVPALSGQALLKAVPEISGVANIKVINFSNIDSSQMTPEIWANLSKKVDETLQDPMIKGAVVTHGTDTMAEGAFFLDLTVKSDKPVVFVGAMRDASSVSPDGPANILNGVILASSEEAQGWGVTVALNQYVNSARDVRKTQTTNVQTFNSGEKGYLGYIHGGKVIKFRERSKRVRLPLPEKLPEVVLLATYAGDDGSLLRHVVDSGAEGVVIEGVGAGNVNAKVNQVIEYALSKNVIIVISTRVYHGGVFPIYADKGGGATLKKEGVFLGGDLTPPKARLLLMLSLPHTADDRSKLEGYFET, from the coding sequence ATGAAGAAACTCCGGGGCTTTTTCTTTTTGGTTTTTCTAATTATAGTTCCTTCAACCGTTTTCCCGCAACAAGCCGTAAGATCCATCGATCCGAACCTGCCGACTGTAGCTATTATCACAACAGGGGGCACCATAGCCGAGAAGACCGATCCGGAAACAGGCGGGGCCGTGCCAGCACTTTCCGGCCAGGCACTTTTAAAAGCCGTACCGGAGATTTCCGGTGTCGCAAATATCAAAGTTATTAATTTCTCCAATATTGACAGTTCCCAGATGACCCCTGAGATATGGGCTAATTTGAGCAAAAAAGTGGATGAGACCCTCCAGGACCCGATGATCAAGGGAGCCGTTGTTACACACGGTACCGATACCATGGCAGAAGGAGCGTTTTTTCTGGACCTTACCGTGAAGAGTGATAAACCCGTGGTTTTTGTCGGAGCCATGCGCGACGCTTCAAGTGTCTCGCCAGACGGCCCGGCCAATATACTCAACGGTGTCATTCTTGCATCTTCAGAAGAGGCCCAGGGGTGGGGCGTTACCGTCGCGCTCAACCAGTATGTCAATTCCGCCCGCGATGTCAGGAAAACACAAACCACCAATGTACAGACCTTTAATTCCGGAGAAAAAGGTTATCTCGGGTATATACATGGCGGCAAAGTGATAAAATTCAGGGAAAGATCAAAACGCGTGAGGCTTCCTCTTCCAGAGAAACTCCCCGAGGTGGTGCTTCTTGCCACTTATGCGGGGGATGACGGAAGTCTTTTAAGACATGTTGTTGATTCGGGGGCAGAAGGCGTTGTTATCGAGGGAGTGGGAGCCGGGAATGTTAACGCCAAGGTCAATCAAGTAATAGAATATGCTCTTAGCAAGAACGTTATCATCGTCATATCGACAAGGGTTTACCACGGTGGGGTTTTTCCTATTTACGCTGACAAGGGCGGCGGGGCGACCTTGAAAAAAGAAGGGGTCTTTTTGGGCGGTGACCTTACTCCGCCGAAAGCCCGTCTGCTTCTTATGCTCTCGTTGCCACATACCGCCGATGACAGGTCCAAGCTCGAGGGATATTTCGAAACTTAA
- a CDS encoding response regulator, with product MKAKTRKKRILIADADNINSQLFNALLRKLGYEGINAATGKQAVRKAKKYLPDLILLDVNLSDLSGFKIITSLKNDSNTAHIPIIILTEPDSKKDVLKGISRGANDYITKPIDMHELSLRVRNHIKIKEYQDFLNVHNLELEKQVRDRTHKLSETLDELDQAYIKIKLGYMDTVQKLALTAEYKDEDTGVHIRRIGLYSRFLARSVGMDAEFVDTIYYASPMHDIGKVGIPDRILLKNAALSRTEWQVMVTHTTIGQKILNGSDSPFIQMAEKIALSHHERWDGSGYPNRIKGKDIPLEARITNIADQYDALRSRRPYKPAFGHEKVRFIITKGDGRTSPGHFDPGILESFRKNHKKIEEIYETHKDDDNSPLYVKTPGTVFLRPRGSSTKRCFSD from the coding sequence ATGAAGGCTAAGACCCGTAAAAAAAGGATCCTCATAGCCGATGCCGACAATATCAACTCGCAGCTTTTCAACGCGCTGTTGCGCAAACTGGGCTATGAAGGCATAAATGCCGCGACCGGTAAACAGGCCGTCCGTAAAGCTAAAAAGTACCTCCCCGACCTTATCCTTCTGGACGTTAACTTATCCGATCTTTCCGGCTTCAAGATCATTACTTCCCTCAAAAACGACTCAAACACTGCCCATATCCCAATAATTATCCTTACCGAACCCGACTCGAAGAAAGATGTCCTTAAGGGCATCTCCAGAGGCGCGAACGATTACATAACAAAGCCCATAGACATGCACGAACTCTCACTGAGAGTGCGAAATCACATAAAAATAAAAGAATATCAGGATTTCCTGAACGTTCATAATCTTGAACTTGAAAAACAGGTGCGCGACAGAACGCATAAACTGAGCGAAACGCTCGATGAACTTGACCAGGCGTACATCAAGATCAAGCTGGGGTATATGGACACCGTCCAGAAACTGGCTCTTACGGCCGAATATAAAGATGAAGATACCGGGGTGCATATTCGGCGCATCGGTCTCTACAGCCGTTTCCTTGCCAGGTCCGTCGGTATGGACGCGGAATTCGTGGATACCATTTATTATGCCTCCCCCATGCATGACATAGGTAAGGTCGGCATACCCGACAGGATACTGCTTAAGAACGCGGCCCTCTCCCGGACGGAATGGCAGGTGATGGTAACACACACCACGATCGGGCAGAAGATCCTGAACGGTTCGGACTCCCCGTTCATTCAAATGGCCGAAAAAATTGCATTATCCCACCACGAAAGATGGGATGGAAGCGGTTATCCGAATCGTATCAAAGGCAAAGACATACCGCTTGAAGCCAGAATAACCAATATAGCCGACCAGTATGACGCCCTCCGAAGCAGGAGACCTTATAAACCGGCTTTCGGCCATGAAAAAGTCCGCTTCATCATCACCAAAGGTGATGGCAGGACATCACCCGGACATTTTGATCCGGGCATCCTGGAAAGCTTCAGAAAAAACCATAAGAAAATAGAAGAGATCTATGAGACCCACAAGGACGACGATAACTCACCTCTGTACGTGAAAACCCCGGGAACGGTGTTTCTCCGCCCCCGGGGTTCTTCAACTAAACGCTGTTTTTCAGATTGA
- a CDS encoding DUF1846 family protein, giving the protein MLDKAGFDNGKYLEEQTKAILQRVEKFGDKLYLEFGGKIVYDFHAARILPGFAPDVKMQLLQKLADKAEIILCIYAGDIERKKVRADFGITYDSDALRMLDELGERGLRVAGVVITRYENQPSAKIFKNKLERRGVKVYTHRYTKGYPTDVDLIVSDEGYGANKFIETTRPLVVVTGPGPGSGKLATSLSQVYHEHRRGVNAGYAKFETFPIWNLPLKHPVNVAYEAATADLKDFNMIDPFHLEAYGKTAINYNRDVDAFPLLKRILEKIMGEDTVYKSPTDMGVNRAGFGIVDDDAVREAAKQEIIRRYFRYSCEYAIGFADKDTVERARLIMQEIGMRPEDRPVVEPAKKAMVEAQNKGKGHEGIFCGAAMLLADGRVVTGKNSSSMHAASSLILNAVKEVAEIPDKIHLLPPAIVDSISRFKKQLARERNMSLDLDETLIALSISAATNPTAQLALDKLKELKGNDVHLTHMPTPGDEAGLRKLGINLTSEPNFATKSFFVA; this is encoded by the coding sequence ATGTTGGATAAGGCCGGATTTGATAACGGCAAATACCTGGAAGAACAGACCAAGGCCATCCTACAAAGGGTGGAAAAGTTCGGGGACAAGCTTTATCTCGAGTTCGGCGGCAAAATAGTGTATGATTTCCATGCCGCGAGGATACTTCCCGGGTTCGCTCCGGATGTAAAGATGCAGCTTTTGCAGAAGCTCGCCGATAAGGCCGAGATAATCCTTTGTATTTACGCAGGGGATATCGAGAGGAAAAAAGTCCGGGCGGATTTCGGTATAACATATGACTCCGACGCGCTAAGGATGCTGGATGAGCTCGGTGAACGCGGATTGCGTGTTGCGGGGGTCGTCATTACCCGTTATGAGAATCAGCCATCGGCTAAGATATTCAAGAATAAACTGGAACGCCGCGGTGTCAAGGTCTATACACACCGGTACACCAAAGGATATCCGACCGACGTAGACCTTATCGTCAGCGATGAGGGGTACGGGGCGAATAAATTTATCGAGACGACAAGACCGCTTGTGGTGGTAACAGGCCCGGGTCCGGGCAGCGGAAAGCTCGCCACAAGCCTTTCGCAGGTATATCACGAACACCGCAGAGGAGTAAATGCGGGATACGCGAAGTTCGAGACCTTTCCCATATGGAACCTGCCTCTCAAGCATCCGGTGAACGTCGCCTATGAGGCGGCTACTGCAGATCTTAAGGATTTCAACATGATAGATCCTTTCCATCTTGAAGCTTACGGTAAAACGGCGATAAATTATAACCGTGACGTGGATGCTTTCCCTCTTCTGAAGAGGATACTGGAGAAGATAATGGGAGAGGATACCGTGTATAAGTCTCCTACCGATATGGGTGTTAACAGGGCGGGGTTCGGTATAGTTGATGATGATGCCGTGCGAGAGGCCGCTAAGCAGGAGATCATAAGAAGGTATTTCAGGTATTCGTGCGAGTATGCCATTGGTTTTGCGGACAAGGATACCGTTGAAAGGGCGCGTCTTATAATGCAGGAGATAGGAATGCGGCCTGAGGATCGCCCGGTGGTCGAACCGGCGAAGAAAGCAATGGTCGAAGCACAGAACAAGGGGAAGGGTCACGAAGGTATATTCTGCGGTGCTGCCATGCTTCTCGCCGACGGCAGGGTCGTTACAGGAAAGAATTCATCGAGCATGCATGCCGCTTCAAGCCTCATTCTGAACGCAGTAAAGGAAGTTGCTGAGATTCCCGACAAGATACACCTGCTTCCCCCCGCAATAGTTGATTCTATCAGCAGGTTCAAGAAACAACTTGCTAGGGAAAGGAACATGAGCCTTGACCTGGATGAGACCCTGATAGCGCTGAGCATAAGCGCGGCTACCAATCCGACCGCGCAGCTCGCTCTGGATAAGCTCAAGGAACTTAAAGGTAACGACGTTCATCTGACCCATATGCCGACCCCCGGAGATGAAGCCGGACTTCGAAAACTTGGCATAAACCTTACCAGCGAGCCGAATTTCGCCACCAAGAGTTTTTTTGTGGCCTGA
- a CDS encoding amidophosphoribosyltransferase produces MSGVFGAVSKGNCASTVLYGTDYHSHLGTEFGGMAVLGDIFQRQIHDISQSQFKSKFYTDAKRMRGNMGIGVISDCNEQPMYLNSKFGPFCIVTSGLIENAEQLAEQLLSEGVSFSEMSPVSVNITELIAKLINQGTSIVDGIERMMERIEGSCSLLLLNEQGIYAARDRLGYTPLVLGKRDDTWAVTAETSAFPNNRFEIVKYLEPGEIVLITEDGPVQKKESGEKTQICTFLWIYTGFPASSYEGINTEIVRERAGRALARHDKDVELDLVAGIPDSGMGHALGYAMESGRPLRRPLVKYTPGYGRSYTPPSQETRDLVATMKLIPIKEVIEDNRIAICEDSIVRGTQLKNFTVKKLWDAGAKEVHVRPACPPLMFPCKFCLSTRSINELAARKAIRAIEGHDIEDVTEYVDESSDKYEQMIEWIRKDIDVTTLKYQTMEDMIKAVGLPREKLCTYCWNGECPGSSIRKENKKAVKTEA; encoded by the coding sequence ATGAGCGGTGTTTTCGGAGCTGTATCAAAAGGTAACTGCGCGTCAACGGTCCTGTACGGGACGGATTATCATTCACATCTGGGTACCGAATTCGGTGGCATGGCGGTTTTGGGGGATATTTTCCAGAGACAGATACATGACATCAGCCAGAGTCAGTTCAAGTCCAAGTTCTACACCGATGCCAAACGTATGCGTGGCAATATGGGTATTGGCGTTATAAGCGATTGCAACGAGCAGCCGATGTACCTTAATTCCAAGTTCGGCCCTTTTTGCATAGTTACCAGTGGCCTGATCGAGAATGCCGAACAGCTCGCCGAGCAACTCCTCAGCGAGGGCGTTTCGTTCAGTGAGATGAGCCCGGTGTCCGTGAATATTACCGAACTCATAGCAAAGCTGATAAATCAGGGCACCAGCATAGTGGATGGCATCGAAAGGATGATGGAGAGAATAGAGGGTTCCTGCTCGCTACTTTTACTGAACGAACAGGGGATCTATGCTGCAAGGGACCGTTTGGGGTATACGCCTCTTGTGCTGGGAAAGCGGGATGATACCTGGGCCGTTACTGCTGAAACCAGCGCTTTCCCGAATAACCGGTTTGAAATAGTAAAATATCTTGAACCCGGAGAAATAGTGCTTATTACAGAAGATGGTCCCGTTCAGAAGAAAGAGTCCGGGGAGAAAACCCAGATCTGCACATTCCTGTGGATATATACGGGTTTTCCGGCATCCTCTTACGAAGGCATAAATACCGAGATAGTAAGGGAGCGGGCCGGAAGAGCTCTGGCAAGGCATGATAAGGATGTAGAACTTGATCTGGTTGCGGGGATACCGGATTCGGGAATGGGACACGCTCTGGGGTATGCCATGGAAAGCGGCAGACCTTTAAGAAGGCCGCTTGTTAAATATACTCCCGGATATGGGCGCAGTTACACCCCGCCCTCCCAGGAAACCCGCGATCTTGTCGCAACCATGAAACTTATCCCCATCAAAGAGGTTATAGAGGATAACAGGATAGCTATTTGCGAGGATTCAATAGTCAGGGGCACTCAGTTGAAGAACTTTACCGTTAAAAAACTCTGGGACGCCGGTGCCAAGGAAGTACACGTGAGGCCGGCTTGTCCGCCCCTTATGTTCCCCTGTAAATTTTGCTTATCAACACGCAGCATCAACGAACTGGCGGCCAGGAAAGCGATCCGGGCGATAGAAGGGCACGATATTGAGGACGTCACAGAATATGTTGATGAGAGCTCAGATAAGTATGAACAGATGATCGAGTGGATAAGAAAAGATATTGACGTTACCACACTGAAATACCAGACTATGGAGGACATGATCAAAGCCGTTGGTTTGCCCAGAGAGAAGCTGTGCACTTATTGCTGGAACGGTGAATGTCCCGGAAGTTCTATCCGTAAGGAGAATAAGAAAGCCGTAAAAACGGAGGCCTAG